In the Sus scrofa isolate TJ Tabasco breed Duroc chromosome 6, Sscrofa11.1, whole genome shotgun sequence genome, one interval contains:
- the SLC9A5 gene encoding sodium/hydrogen exchanger 5 isoform X1, with the protein MLRVALPLLGLPLAGAGTTEEPTLELGSPGEPPPGLALFRWQWHEVEAPYLVALWILVASLAKIVFHLSRKVTSLVPESCLLILLGLVLGGIVLAVAKKAEYQLEPGTFFLFLLPPIVLDSGYFMPSRLFFDNLGAILTYAVVGTLWNAFTTGAALWGLQQAGLVAPRVQAGLLDFLLFGSLISAVDPVAVLAVFEEVHVNETLFIIVFGESLLNDAVTVVLYKVCNSFVEMGSANVQATDYLKGVASLFVVSLGGAAVGLVFAFLLALTTRFTKRVRIIEPLLVFLLAYAAYLTAEMASLSAILAVTMCGLGCKKYVEANISHKSRTAVKYTMKTLASCAETVIFMLLGISAVDSSKWAWDSGLVLGTLFFILFFRALGVVLQTWVLNQFRLVPLDKIDQVVMSYGGLRGAVAFALVILLDRTKVPAKDYFVATTIVVVFFTVIVQGLTIKPLVKWLKVKRSEHHKPTLNQELHEHTFDHILAAVEDVVGHHGYHYWRDRWEQFDKKYLSQLLMRRSAYRIRDQIWDVYYRLNIRDAISFVDQVGRQPMGGHVLSSTGLTLPSMPSRNSVAETSVTNLLRESGSGACLDLQVIDTVRSGRDREDAVMHHLLCGGLYKPRRRPIIPSFGSHVCYQTSPQIHIT; encoded by the exons ATGTTGCGCGTCGCACTGCCGCTGCTCGGGCTGCCCCTGGCGGGGGCGGGAACAACCGAAGAGCCCACCCTGGAGCTGGGGTCGCCGGGTGAGCCTCCCCCGGGATTGGCGCTCTTCCGCTGGCAGTGGCATGAGGTGGAGGCGCCCTACCTGGTAGCCCTGTGGATCCTGGTGGCCAGCCTGGCTAAGATCG TGTTTCACCTGTCTCGGAAGGTGACATCTCTGGTCCCTGAGAGCTGCCTGCTGATTTTGCTGGGACTGGTGCTTGGGGGCATTGTCTTGGCTGTGGCCAAGAAAGCTGAGTATCAGCTGGAGCCAGgcaccttcttcctcttcctgttgCCCCCTATTGTGCTGGACTCAGGCTATTTCATGCCCAGCAGGCTGTTCTTTGACAACTTGGGTGCCATCCTTACCTATGCCGTAGTGGGCACACTCTGGAATGCCTTCACAACAGGTGCTGCCCTCTGGGGCCTGCAGCAGGCTGGACTTGTGG CCCCTAGAGTGCAGGCTGGCTTGCTGGACTTCCTGCTGTTCGGGAGCCTCATCTCAGCAGTGGACCCTGTGGCTGTGCTGGCTGTGTTTGAGGAGGTGCACGTCAACGAGACCCTCTTTATCATTGTCTTTGGCGAGTCCCTGCTCAATGATGCAGTCACCGTG GTGCTGTACAAGGTCTGCAACTCCTTTGTGGAGATGGGCTCTGCCAACGTGCAGGCCACTGACTACCTGAAGGGAGTCG cctccttgTTTGTGGTCAGTCTGGGCGGGGCAGCTGTGGGCTTAGTCTTTGCCTTCCTCCTGGCCCTGACCACACGCTTCACCAAGCGGGTCCGCATCATCGAGCCACTGCTGGTCTTCCTCCTCGCCTACGCAGCCTACCTCACTGCTGAAATGGCCTCACTCTCCGCCATTCTTGC GGTGACTATGTGTGGCCTGGGCTGTAAGAAGTACGTGGAGGCCAACATCTCCCATAAGTCCCGCACAGCTGTCAAGTACACAATGAAGACTCTAGCCAGCTGCGCCGAGACCGTCATCTTCATGCTGCTTGGCATCTCGGCTGTGGACTCTTCCAAGTGGGCCTGGGACTCTGGGCTGGTGCTGGGCACCCTCTTCTTCATCCTGTTCTTCCGAGCCCTCG GCGTAGTCCTGCAGACGTGGGTGCTGAATCAGTTCCGGCTGGTCCCTCTGGACAAGATCGATCAGGTGGTGATGTCCTACGGGGGCCTGCGAGGGGCTGTGGCCTTCGCTCTCGTCATTCTCCTGGACAGGACTAAGGTCCCTGCCAAAGACTACTTTGTGGCCACCACTATTGTGGTGGTCTTCTTCACAGTCATTGTGCAG GGCCTGACCATCAAGCCACTGGTCAAGTGGCTAAAGGTGAAGAGGAGTGAGCATCATAAACCTACCCTGAATCAGGAGCTGCATGAGCAC ACTTTTGACCACATTCTGGCTGCAGTGGAGGACGTTGTGGGGCACCATGGCTATCACTACTGGAGGGACAG GTGGGAGCAGTTTGACAAGAAGTACCTGAGTCAGCTGTTGATGCGGCGGTCAGCCTACCGCATCCGGGACCAGATCTGGGATGTGTATTACAGACTCAACATCCGGGATGCCATCAGCTTCGTGGACCAGGTGGGCCGGCAGCCAATG GGAGGTCACGTCTTGTCCTCTACTGGGCTCACTCTGCCCTCAATGCCCAGCCGCAATTCTGTGGCCGAGACTTCTGTCACCAACCTACT GAGGGAAAGTGGCAGTGGAGCATGTCTGGATCTGCAGGTGATTGACACAGTGCGCAGCGGCCGGGACCGTGAGGATGCTGTGATGCACCACCTGCTCTGTGGAGGCCTCTACAAACCACGCCGCAGG CCCATCATTCCATCGTTTGGATCCCATGTCTGCTACCAAACATCTCCTCAGATTCACATCACATGA